GGCGGCCTTTTCCTTGGCGGCGGGCTGGCCTTCCGTCGGTGGCGGCTCGGCGTTGGTCATGACTTAGCCCCCTGCAATCGCCGGTACAATGCTCACTTCATCTCCGTCCCGCAAGGGAGTCTCCCGTCCCTGGAGAAACCGGATGTCTTCGCTATTGACAAAAATATTCACGAACCGGCGAATCTGGCCTGACTCATCGCACAGGCGGTTTTTAATCCCCGGCCACTGCCGCTCCAGCGACTCTACCAGTTCCGCCACCGAGGTCGCTTCACACTCAACCACCTCTCGGTCTTGGGTGAGTTTCTGCAAGGGCGTGGGAATCAACACCCGTACTGCCATAGGCGCTGCTCCTATTCAATCCCCATGTCGTACTATGGTATCGCCCGCGCTAGACCTTGGCAACCACCTTTTCCGGTAGGGTTGGGCTGGGCATCCGCAAACTATCGGCCACGCTTTTGAGGGAAGCCGCCACCGGCACCGCAATGAACACCCCCAGCAGTCCCGCCAGTTTCGCCCCCAGCAACAACGACAAGATAATCCACACTGGATTGAGGCCCACCACGTCCCCCAGAATCCGCGGCGCAATCAAATGCTCGTTCAACTGGGCCAACAGCAGGGCCGTCGCCAAGACTTTCAGTCCCAACCAGGCATTCTGCAGCGACAGCAAGAAACTAATCACGACGATAGAAACCGCACCGCCAAAGGGCACCAGGCTGGCTAGACCAATAATCAACCCGAACAGCAACGCCAGCGGCACCTGCAGCACCACAAACGCCAGGGTCATCAAACTGCCCAGCACCACGCCAATGGTGGCTTGGCCTAGGAAATAGTTGTAGAAATTGCGGTGTAAAGACTCCCGCACCAGGGACCCCAGCCGCTCCGGCAGCCAGGAAAACAACCCCGTCCACAACCGCTCCCCGTATAAGACCAGATACAAAGTCAGCACCAACGTCAGGATCACATCCACCGCCCAACTGACCGTATCCACTGCCAAGCCCAGCACTCGGGCCGTCACCGTTTTGAGCTGCCGGGAAATGCTGGTGGTCAACTGGTCGGCCAGACCGCTCAAGTCCAAATTCAACTGGTGCGCCTGCGCCCACTGTTCTAAGCTCTCGAGCTGGGCAGTTCCCGAGGCCAACCAATTCGGCAAGCGC
The sequence above is drawn from the Gloeomargarita sp. SKYB120 genome and encodes:
- a CDS encoding MoaD/ThiS family protein; the protein is MAVRVLIPTPLQKLTQDREVVECEATSVAELVESLERQWPGIKNRLCDESGQIRRFVNIFVNSEDIRFLQGRETPLRDGDEVSIVPAIAGG
- a CDS encoding AI-2E family transporter, whose product is MRIAGSLPPWLTWGLALPLVVLNGWLLLTAVNYLQPLVNILVIATVLSFLLNYPIELLQSWGMRRSWAVLVVLLAAVSGLTVAGITLVPVVIKQVNELVVRLPNWLASGTAQLESLEQWAQAHQLNLDLSGLADQLTTSISRQLKTVTARVLGLAVDTVSWAVDVILTLVLTLYLVLYGERLWTGLFSWLPERLGSLVRESLHRNFYNYFLGQATIGVVLGSLMTLAFVVLQVPLALLFGLIIGLASLVPFGGAVSIVVISFLLSLQNAWLGLKVLATALLLAQLNEHLIAPRILGDVVGLNPVWIILSLLLGAKLAGLLGVFIAVPVAASLKSVADSLRMPSPTLPEKVVAKV